A DNA window from Drosophila sechellia strain sech25 chromosome X, ASM438219v1, whole genome shotgun sequence contains the following coding sequences:
- the LOC6615036 gene encoding glucose-6-phosphate 1-dehydrogenase isoform X1 — translation MATQKEDHTALDLIIKSLKSPTMVCEGTHFDGKIPHTFVIFGASGDLAKKKIYPTLWWLYRDDLLPKPTKFCGYARSMLTTETLKAQCLPYMKVQPHEQNKYDEFWALNDYVSGRYDGRTSFEVLNQRLEMMENKNKANRIFYLALPPSVFEEVTVNIKQICMSLCGWNRVIIEKPFGRDDASSQALSDHLAGLFNEDQLYRIDHYLGKEMVQNLMTIRFGNKILSSTWNRENIASVLITFKEPFGTQGRGGYFDEFGIIRDVMQNHLLQILSLVAMEKPVSCHPDDIRDEKVKVLKSIEALTLDDMVLGQYLGNPQGTTEDARTGYVEDPTVSNDSNTPTYALGVLKINNERWQGVPFILRCGKALNERKAEVRIQYQDVPGDIFEGSTKRNELVIRVQPGEALYFKMMTKSPGITFDIEETELDLTYEHRYKDSYLPDAYERLILDVFCGSQMHFVRSDELREAWRIFTPILHQIERERVRPITYQYGSRGPKEADRKCEENNFKYSGSYKWHGGKAATSNL, via the exons ATCACACCGCCCTGGATCTCATAATCAAGTCACTCAAGTCGCCGACCATGGTCTGCGAGGGCACCCACTTCGACGGCAAGATCCCGCACACGTTCGTCATCTTTGGGGCGTCCGGCGATCTGGCCAAGAAGAAGATCTACCCCACGCTCTGGTGGCTCTACCGCGATGACCTGCTGCCCAAGCCGACCAAGTTCTGCGGCTATGCCCGTTCCATGCTGACCACCGAAACCCTCAAGGCGCAGTGTCTGCCGTACATGAAG GTCCAGCCGCACGAGCAGAATAAGTACGACGAGTTCTGGGCCCTCAACGATTACGTGTCCGGCAGATACGACGGACGCACTAGCTTCGAGGTGCTTAATCAGCGGCTGGAGATGATGGAGAACAAGAACAAGGCGAACCGCATCTTCTACCTGGCCCTGCCGCCCAGCGTCTTCGAGGAGGTGACTGTCAACATCAAGCAGATCTGCATGTCGCTCTG CGGTTGGAACCGCGTGATTATCGAGAAGCCCTTCGGACGGGATGACGCCTCCTCGCAGGCGCTGAGCGACCATCTGGCCGGTCTGTTTAACGAGGATCAGCTGTACCGCATCGATCACTACCTGGGCAAGGAGATGGTGCAGAACCTGATGACCATACGTTTCGGCAACAAAATCCTCAGCTCGACGTGGAACCGCGAGAACATCGCCTCCGTGCTGATCACGTTCAAGGAGCCCTTCGGCACCCAGGGTCGTGGCGGCTACTTCGACGAGTTCGGCATCATACGCGACGTGATGCAGAACCATCTGCTCCAGATCCTGTCGCTGGTGGCCATGGAGAAGCCGGTGAGCTGCCACCCGGACGACATCCGAGACGAGAAGGTCAAGGTGCTGAAGAGCATCGAAGCCCTGACGCTGGATGACATGGTGCTGGGCCAGTACCTGGGCAATCCGCAGGGCACAACCGAGGATGCGCGCACGGGCTACGTGGAGGACCCCACCGTTAGCAACGACTCGAACACGCCCACCTACGCCCTCGGCGTGCTCAAGATCAACAACGAGCGCTGGCAGGGAGTGCCCTTCATCCTGCGCTGCGGCAAGGCGCTGAACGAGCGCAAGGCGGAGGTGCGCATCCAGTACCAGGACGTGCCCGGCGACATCTTCGAGGGCAGCACGAAGCGGAACGAGCTGGTCATCCGCGTCCAGCCGGGCGAGGCCCTTTACTTCAAGATGATGACCAAGAGCCCCGGCATCACCTTCGACATCGAGGAGACGGAGCTGGACCTCACCTACGAGCACCGCTACAAGGACTCCTACCTGCCGGATGCCTACGAGCGGCTCATCCTCGACGTCTTCTGCGGCTCCCAGATGCACTTCGTCCGCTCGGACGAGCTGCGCGAGGCGTGGCGCATCTTCACACCCATTCTGCACCAGATCGAGCGGGAGCGGGTGCGGCCAATCACCTACCAGTACGGATCGCGCGGTCCCAAGGAGGCCGACCGCAAGTGCGAGGAGAACAACTTCAAGTACTCCGGCTCCTACAAGTGGCACGGCGGCAAGGCGGCCACGTCCAATCTCTGA
- the LOC6615036 gene encoding glucose-6-phosphate 1-dehydrogenase isoform X2, translating to MVCEGTHFDGKIPHTFVIFGASGDLAKKKIYPTLWWLYRDDLLPKPTKFCGYARSMLTTETLKAQCLPYMKVQPHEQNKYDEFWALNDYVSGRYDGRTSFEVLNQRLEMMENKNKANRIFYLALPPSVFEEVTVNIKQICMSLCGWNRVIIEKPFGRDDASSQALSDHLAGLFNEDQLYRIDHYLGKEMVQNLMTIRFGNKILSSTWNRENIASVLITFKEPFGTQGRGGYFDEFGIIRDVMQNHLLQILSLVAMEKPVSCHPDDIRDEKVKVLKSIEALTLDDMVLGQYLGNPQGTTEDARTGYVEDPTVSNDSNTPTYALGVLKINNERWQGVPFILRCGKALNERKAEVRIQYQDVPGDIFEGSTKRNELVIRVQPGEALYFKMMTKSPGITFDIEETELDLTYEHRYKDSYLPDAYERLILDVFCGSQMHFVRSDELREAWRIFTPILHQIERERVRPITYQYGSRGPKEADRKCEENNFKYSGSYKWHGGKAATSNL from the exons ATGGTCTGCGAGGGCACCCACTTCGACGGCAAGATCCCGCACACGTTCGTCATCTTTGGGGCGTCCGGCGATCTGGCCAAGAAGAAGATCTACCCCACGCTCTGGTGGCTCTACCGCGATGACCTGCTGCCCAAGCCGACCAAGTTCTGCGGCTATGCCCGTTCCATGCTGACCACCGAAACCCTCAAGGCGCAGTGTCTGCCGTACATGAAG GTCCAGCCGCACGAGCAGAATAAGTACGACGAGTTCTGGGCCCTCAACGATTACGTGTCCGGCAGATACGACGGACGCACTAGCTTCGAGGTGCTTAATCAGCGGCTGGAGATGATGGAGAACAAGAACAAGGCGAACCGCATCTTCTACCTGGCCCTGCCGCCCAGCGTCTTCGAGGAGGTGACTGTCAACATCAAGCAGATCTGCATGTCGCTCTG CGGTTGGAACCGCGTGATTATCGAGAAGCCCTTCGGACGGGATGACGCCTCCTCGCAGGCGCTGAGCGACCATCTGGCCGGTCTGTTTAACGAGGATCAGCTGTACCGCATCGATCACTACCTGGGCAAGGAGATGGTGCAGAACCTGATGACCATACGTTTCGGCAACAAAATCCTCAGCTCGACGTGGAACCGCGAGAACATCGCCTCCGTGCTGATCACGTTCAAGGAGCCCTTCGGCACCCAGGGTCGTGGCGGCTACTTCGACGAGTTCGGCATCATACGCGACGTGATGCAGAACCATCTGCTCCAGATCCTGTCGCTGGTGGCCATGGAGAAGCCGGTGAGCTGCCACCCGGACGACATCCGAGACGAGAAGGTCAAGGTGCTGAAGAGCATCGAAGCCCTGACGCTGGATGACATGGTGCTGGGCCAGTACCTGGGCAATCCGCAGGGCACAACCGAGGATGCGCGCACGGGCTACGTGGAGGACCCCACCGTTAGCAACGACTCGAACACGCCCACCTACGCCCTCGGCGTGCTCAAGATCAACAACGAGCGCTGGCAGGGAGTGCCCTTCATCCTGCGCTGCGGCAAGGCGCTGAACGAGCGCAAGGCGGAGGTGCGCATCCAGTACCAGGACGTGCCCGGCGACATCTTCGAGGGCAGCACGAAGCGGAACGAGCTGGTCATCCGCGTCCAGCCGGGCGAGGCCCTTTACTTCAAGATGATGACCAAGAGCCCCGGCATCACCTTCGACATCGAGGAGACGGAGCTGGACCTCACCTACGAGCACCGCTACAAGGACTCCTACCTGCCGGATGCCTACGAGCGGCTCATCCTCGACGTCTTCTGCGGCTCCCAGATGCACTTCGTCCGCTCGGACGAGCTGCGCGAGGCGTGGCGCATCTTCACACCCATTCTGCACCAGATCGAGCGGGAGCGGGTGCGGCCAATCACCTACCAGTACGGATCGCGCGGTCCCAAGGAGGCCGACCGCAAGTGCGAGGAGAACAACTTCAAGTACTCCGGCTCCTACAAGTGGCACGGCGGCAAGGCGGCCACGTCCAATCTCTGA
- the LOC6615037 gene encoding cytokine receptor has protein sequence MGWRTRMSRLVSLTLLATLMARALAEDVPQVNCEMQSLSGPSWRSGTIGKVSCQCHGGEGRKMSVRRQGTIESTDSYNGTVVHMDANPANEWERRYECLLDGVSQSHVSVRVYALLNVKDFVCRDEVYHLRCTFSRMENGNFENKTHYQLAMGMVKPVDCRKSEDERSRGKMECSVPIDPNSRAPECRVFRLIMSDTLGNQTTVLRLTQAEMEVLEWPRGKHNMIQAPNQTCLEWNGPIIYPNRTFELNVQFRHSKLPNLSRNLTVLQERAVSVFDRVCFGNPPEGNQLFYVSLRRRFHGSPWSERYPEFELTTNASLPVRPPRFLANGFSHDRAKRELKVYWVPLDELEFNGAEQTYVASTRTKVATTQSRMLAIFKDWDDTQPATVSVWSSNAVGRSLESSQLTVPRLSAIRDRRIYLESYNKTSFRLSWQGPEELGNFTGYIVYWCPLSSKVHDACDDSSSIETTYAREPVYNFSGMHGVIRMAVAANYSDGLTAGMRWWSGDSEVPEKTKILRYVKGIIALIVLGALAVAVHKMRQMADIRVELPEMNEVSTVNSLGSVRLFYPANVPPEKFYGPVGRTVTFAEEEPPTWPDIEMEEVPRPQPVLQANPYVTNQYVTMNAIGAPCGDGYIKPPPVR, from the exons ATGGGCTGGAGGACGCGGATGAGCCGCCTGGTTTCGCTGACATTGCTGGCGACGCTCATGGCCCGTGCGCTGGCGGAGGATGTGCCGCAGGTGAACTGCGAGATGCAGTCCCTTAGCGGACCTAGCTGGCGTTCCGGCACCATCGGCAAGGTGTCCTGCCAATGTCACGGTGGCGAGGGCAGGAAGATGTCTGTGCGCAGGCAGGGCACAATAGAATCAACGGACTCGTACAACGGCACCGTGGTGCACATGGATGCGAATCCCGCCAACGAGTGGGAGCGAAGGTATGAGTGCCTTCTGGATGGCGTCAGCCAGAGCCATGTGTCCGTCCGAGTCTACGCCCTGCTAAATGTTAAGGATTTCGTGTGCCGCGACGAGGTCTATCACTTGAGGTGCACCTTCAGCCGCATGGAGAACGGCAATTTCGAGAACAAAACCCACTACCAGCTGGCCATGGGCATGGTCAAGCCAGTCGACTGCAGGAAGTCGGAGGACGAACGCAGCAGGGGCAAAATGGAGTGCTCCGTGCCCATTGACCCGAACAGCCGTGCACCGGAATGTAGGGTTTTCAGGCTGATCATGAGCGACACCTTGGGCAACCAGACCACGGTGCTCAGGCTCACACAAGCCGAAATGGAGGTGCTGGAGTGGCCGCGGGGCAAGCACAACATGATACAAGCGCCCAACCAGACTTGCCTGGAGTGGAACGGACCCATCATTTACCCGAACCGAACCTTTGAACTGAACGTGCAGTTCCGCCACTCCAAGCTGCCCAACTTGTCCAGGAATCTCACCGTTTTGCAGGAGCGAGCTGTCAGTGTTTTCGACCGGGTCTGCTTTGGAAACCCACCGGAGGGCAACCAGTTGTTCTACGTTAGCCTGAGGCGCCGTTTCCATGGGTCCCCCTGGTCGGAAAGGTATCCCGAGTTTGAACTCACCACGAATGCATCCTTGCCCGTCCGTCCGCCGCGGTTCCTGGCAAATGGCTTCTCCCACGACCGTGCTAAAAGGGAGCTCAAGGTCTACTGGGTGCCGCTGGACGAGCTGGAGTTCAATGGAGCCGAGCAGACATACGTGGCGAGCACCAG AACCAAAGTGGCCACCACCCAGAGCAGGATGCTCGCGATCTTCAAGGACTGGGATGACACGCAACCGGCCACAGTGTCTGTGTGGAGCAGCAACGCCGTGGGGCGATCGCTGGAGAGCAGCCAGCTGACGGTGCCCAGACTGAGCGCCATCCGGGATCGACGGATTTACCTGGAGAGCTACAACAAGACGAGCTTCAGACTCAGCTGGCAGGGGCCGGAGGAGCTGGGAAACTTCACTGGCTACATAGTCTATTGGTGCCCGCTGTCCAGCAAAGTGCACGATGCCTGCGACGATAGTTCCTCCATCGAGACCACCTACGCCCGCGAGCCGGTGTACAATTTCTCCGGGATGCATGGCGTGATCCGGATGGCCGTGGCGGCCAACTACAGCGACGGCCTGACCGCCGGGATGCGCTGGTGGTCCGGTGACAGCGAGGTGCCCGAGAAGACAAAGATCCTGCGATACGTGAAGGGCATCATCGCTCTGATTGTGCTTGGGGCACTCGCCGTGGCCGTTCACAAAATGCGCCAAATGGCGGACATCCGGGTTGAGCTGCCGGAGATGAATGAAGTGTCCACGGTAAATTCACTTGGCAGTGTACGCCTGTTCTATCCCGCCAACGTTCCGCCAGAGAAGTTCTACGGCCCAGTGGGCAGAACCGTGACATTTGCAGAAGAGGAGCCTCCGACGTGGCCGGACATAGAAATGGAGGAGGTGCCCAGACCGCAGCCCGTGCTCCAGGCCAATCCGTACGTAACCAATCAGTACGTGACCATGAACGCAATTGGCGCGCCCTGTGGCGATGGGTACATCAAGCCGCCACCCGTGCGCTGA
- the LOC6615038 gene encoding cytokine receptor, with product MVAQEQLVLLLMLLAGCRGGANAILDPGWVIPSKVEQLIGGDFNLSCTLNEDYFNGKSAEDCPVEKLYFTGGGRVYRDSKHIRILNNTTILFSDTNAVEQENDYHCMCDEYVINKSKVYVGTRPLLVRDFNCLDYDFQFMVCNFTQPPNTVITKYNISYNTNNDWRYSNTLDCNFDSAPVVTCNLTDDNYKRFSETFYFRLSISNALGHETQPITINHFERLVPARPGQNLTLLNRTESSVCLSWEMPRRSNYNRGLVWQVRVTPQNFESITRPSWRNHTLTIKDTLCLTELPFAGYNYTLRVRVRANQNNTLWSEPMIYAFATAPAPPRRPPRVTYGSFYVYSSEKAMRFYWEPLEEHELNGPDFRYSISEYRINGTAVDPGLIKVESNSAMIDHWSMSAVHHFLIRSSNSQGLSVNATPMTIGPISNRDFKVREPRNIRSVYHPTNKSYTLSWDPPSDQLELQNYTVFWCVPKPGLQSECEGSIRFAEVASGLHHFTTSPDQLLTLHMAVSANYQSHNTGLHWAICSSDKKDDLAKMEPSIDVATSTSLTVSWSERVCAVILAGYNLTYCQRSAGRPDNCTTVTIDRYTNKHVIQNLVPYTDYSVKMLMYSDSRVSKYSDELVNRTGEAAPSQPRELQLVRVTSDNVELAWKPPLLANGVVRAYEGTFRSLHDNVTETFRVSASADELVNNEKPITYRLGNLTAFTQYEISVRARTVYPSEPSNGILFSTAIGVPSPPKLYVINNPDQSSRLDWEPPRTPAGRIDFYEISLRDNNASCLTSTILPGRNLSYVMATPRCTSHNPFQLAVRAINVEQHPQLDGADAAEGAVLLMSTTGQGCEARTDALGEEERLHFEAYAANMTAYRLYRSDWGIYGFICTPDTHSVKAMYQTIEVTVAILVLGVIFYLVYKKYRKMSDIDLVLPQGIMETLKKPIDMGGLGLGLGPDSSVSGGIVCTRVDDSPPYTPQDLPHDFSSCGSESSKLLLRTASSSGGGGCVDRDAYDDNHETGPISAVGPPTSYLAMRHGLLVQNDRERDREHEREREQQQQRESEMDPEQSCTNGYIKPTQMKSWGGNGPSDMGHAFSVPSTAMPAPMSQPLSQIPLSGYVPVPIPQSRFNPAPVQPFGSPAVPSADTAAAASTFFPPAHLLNMDNYVQASDLHKLKPLVAAPASQAGGPAFAGSSPAASPPLQLPPVHAASPSAPTPKMADIGYTTMEQLQLTGLMKPPLAATVGSPTHAAGGAPGGGNQHSRLQPQINGYVTPQDLNALAHNRHVL from the exons ATGGTGGCCCAGGAGCAGCTCGTCCTGCTGCTCATGCTGCTCGCCGGCTGCCGGGGTGGCGCCAACGCCATCTTGGACCCTGGCTGGGTGATTCCCTCCAAGGTGGAGCAGCTCATCGGCGGCGACTTTAATCTGAGCTGCACCCTCAACGAAGACTACTTTAATGGCAAGAGCGCCGAGGACTGCCCCGTGGAGAAGCTGTACTTTACGGGCGGCGGTCGCGTCTACCGCGATTCCAAGCACATCCGGATCCTGAACAACACCACCATCCTGTTTAGCGACACGAATGCCGTGGAGCAGGAGAACGACTACCACTGCATGTGCGACGAGTATGTGATCAACAAGTCAAAGGTCTACGTGGGCACCAGGCCGCTCCTGGTGCGCGACTTCAACTGCCTGGACTACGACTTCCAGTTTATGGTGTGCAACTTCACCCAGCCGCCCAACACGGTCATCACCAAGTATAACATCAGCTACAACACCAACAACGACTGGCGATATAGCAACACCCTGGACTGCAACTTTGACTCGGCTCCAGTGGTGACCTGCAACCTGACCGACGACAACTACAAGCGCTTCAGCGAGACCTTCTACTTCCGACTGTCCATCTCCAATGCCCTGGGCCACGAGACGCAGCCGATCACGATCAATCACTTTGAGCGTCTGGTGCCGGCACGACCTGGCCAGAACCTGACCCTGCTCAACAGGACCGAGAGCTCCGTGTGCCTGTCGTGGGAGATGCCCCGTCGGTCCAACTACAATCGCGGCCTGGTGTGGCAGGTGCGCGTCACGCCGCAAAACTTTGAGTCCATCACGCGGCCCAGCTGGCGCAACCACACGCTGACCATCAAGGACACGCTCTGCCTCACGGAACTGCCCTTCGCCGGCTACAACTACACGCTGCGGGTGCGCGTGCGCGCCAACCAAAACAACACGCTCTGGAGCGAGCCCATGATTTATGCGTTTGCCACCGCTCCGGCGCCGCCGCGCCGCCCGCCCCGCGTCACCTATGGCAGCTTCTATGTCTACTCGTCGGAGAAGGCCATGCGCTTCTACTGGGAGCCCCTGGAGGAGCACGAGCTGAACGGGCCGGACTTTCGGTACTCCATCAGCGAGTACCGCATCAACGGAACAGCAGT GGATCCTGGCCTCATCAAGGTGGAGTCCAACTCGGCGATGATCGATCACTGGAGCATGAGCGCCGTCCATCACTTCCTcatccgcagcagcaacagccaggGTCTGTCCGTGAACGCCACTCCGATGACGATCGGCCCCATTAGCAATCGGGACTTCAAGGTGCGCGAGCCCAGGAACATACGCAGCGTCTATCACCCGACCAACAAGAGCTACACGCTCAGCTGGGATCCGCCGAGCGATCAGCTGGAGCTGCAGAACTACACCGTTTTCTGGTGCGTGCCCAAGCCGGGCCTGCAGTCGGAGTGCGAGGGTTCGATACGCTTCGCGGAGGTGGCCAGCGGTCTGCATCACTTCACCACGTCACCGGACCAACTGCTCACCCTGCATATGGCCGTGTCGGCCAACTACCAATCGCACAATACGGGCCTACACTGGGCGATCTGCAGCAGCGACAAGAAGGACGATCTGGCCAAGATGGAGCCTTCGATCGATGTGGCCACGAGCACCTCGCTAACGGTCAGCTGGTCGGAGCGCGTCTGCGCAGTGATCCTGGCCGGCTACAATCTGACCTACTGCCAGCGCTCGGCCGGCCGTCCGGACAATTGCACAACGGTGACCATCGACCGCTATACGAACAAGCACGTCATCCAGAATCTGGTGCCCTACACGGACTACAGCGTCAAGATGCTCATGTATTCGGACTCGCGGGTCAGCAAGTACAGCGACGAGCTGGTCAACCGGACCGGAGAGGCGGCGCCTAGCCAGCCGCGCGAGCTGCAGCTAGTCCGGGTGACCAGCGACAACGTGGAGCTGGCCTGGAAGCCACCGCTGCTGGCCAACGGCGTGGTGCGCGCCTACGAGGGAACCTTCCGCTCGCTACACGACAACGTGACCGAGACATTCCGCGTGAGCGCCTCCGCCGACGAGCTGGTGAACAACGAGAAGCCCATTACTTATCGGCTGGGCAATCTCACCGCGTTCACCCAGTACGAGATTAGCGTGCGTGCGCGGACCGTCTATCCCTCGGAGCCCAGCAATGGGATCCTCTTCAGCACGGCCATCGGAG TTCCCTCGCCGCCAAAACTGTACGTGATCAACAATCCGGACCAGAGCTCACGTCTCGACTGGGAACCGCCAAGGACGCCGGCCGGACGCATTGATTTCTACGAGATCTCGCTGCGCGACAACAACGCTAGCTGCCTGACAAGTACCATCCTGCCGGGCAGGAACCTATCCTATGTAATGGCCACGCCGCGCTGCACCAGCCACAATCCCTTCCAGCTGGCGGTGCGTGCCATCAACGTGGAGCAGCATCCGCAGCTGGACGGAGCGGATGCAGCGGAAGGTGCCGTTCTGCTTATGTCGACCACCGGCCAGGGATGTGAGGCACGCACCGATGCGCTCGGCGAAGAGGAGCGGCTGCACTTTGAGGCCTACGCTGCCAACATGACCGCCTACCGGCTTTACAGATCCGACTGGGGCATATACGGGTTCATCTGCACACCGGACACGCACAGCGTGAAGGCCATGTACCAGACAATCGAGGTGACCGTGGCGATTCTCGTGCTGGGCGTCATCTTCTATCTCGTTTACAAGAAATACCGCAAGATGTCCGATATCGATCTAGTGCTGCCGCAGGGAATCATGGAGACCCTGAAGAAGCCCATAGACATGGGTGGCCTGGGACTGGGCCTCGGTCCAGACTCGTCCGTCAGCGGAGGCATCGTGTGCACACGGGTGGACGACTCGCCGCCATACACGCCCCAGGATCTGCCGCACGACTTCAGCAGCTGCGGCAGTGAGAGCTCCAAGCTTCTGCTGCGCACAGCATCCTCCTCTGGTGGCGGCGGCTGCGTGGATCGCGATGCATACGATGACAATCACGAGACAGGGCCAATTAGCGCAGTTGGTCCGCCCACCAGCTACCTGGCCATGCGGCACGGCCTTCTCGTCCAGAACGACAGGGAGCGGGATCGTGAGCACGAGAGGGAGCgggagcagcaacagcagcgcgAGAGCGAAATGGATCCGGAGCAGAGTTGCACCAATGGTTACATCAAGCCCACGCAGATGAAGAGCTGGGGCGGCAACGGTCCCTCGGATATGGGTCACGCGTTCTCAGTTCCTTCGACTGCAATGCCCGCTCCGATGTCCCAGCCGCTGTCCCAGATTCCGCTCAGCGGCTACGTGCCCGTTCCCATTCCACAATCTCGGTTCAATCCGGCTCCAGTTCAACCCTTTGGGTCGCCAGCAGTACCTTCCGCCGACACCGCAGCCGCTGCGTCGACCTTTTTCCCACCGGCCCACTTGCTCAACATGGACAACTACGTTCAGGCCTCGGATCTGCACAAGCTTAAGCCGCTCGTCGCAGCTCCGGCGTCGCAAGCCGGAGGACCAGCCTTTGCGGGATCTTCGCCAGCAGCTTCGCCACCGCTACAGCTACCGCCGGTTCACGCCGCCAGTCCATCTGCCCCCACGCCCAAAATGGCTGACATCGGCTACACCACCATGGAGCAGTTGCAGCTCACTGGGCTGATGAAGCCGCCTTTGGCCGCCACCGTGGGATCGCCGACGCACGCCGCTGGTGGGGCGCCGGGAGGCGGCAACCAGCACTCTCGCCTCCAGCCGCAGATCAATGGCTACGTGACGCCGCAGGATCTGAACGCCCTGGCTCACAATCGGCACGTCCTCTAA